Within the Bradyrhizobium ottawaense genome, the region CCTCGCTCCGATTGGGTCGGGCTGGCCGCCCGTCTTCGCTGCGCCGCTTGTGCCAATCTGGCCTCCCGGGTTGTCCAATTTCACTTGCCTCTTATGACAAGTTATGCTTGTTGACCATTCAACAAGTTTTTGTCGGTTAGTCAACAAGTTTCTTGAAAGGCCTCAGACATGGAATACAAGTATTTGAAATCTGGGCTTTATTCGGACGCTGCGAAGGACGGGGTCCCAGGCGAGCTGGTCCTCCATGGCGGTCGTTGCCACTGCGGATACTCGTTTTTTCCGATGCAGTCTTATGGTTGCGAGCGTTGCGGCCGACATGGCAACGACCTGAAGCCTTCTTTGCTTTCGACGCGAGGTACCCTGCTCGCGCGGGCAGTCGTGCATCTGCACGCAAATACCAATCGGACCGCTCCCTTCACGATCGTGAAAGTCGCACTCGACGACGGACCGGTGGTGCGAGCGCTGCTGGCCGAGAACGAGCCCGAAGGAGAACCCGGACAACGACTGCTTGCCAAGCTTTTCGCTGTCGAAAGCAGCGAAGCTGGCGAGAACACCTTCGACCTCCGCTTCGTTGCGGTCGACCCGATTTGATGGAGAGCAGGCAATGGCAAAAGTCCTTAACGAGCTGCGGCCGGTCTACGTGATCGGGATTGGCTGGCATCGATACCAAAATCCCAGCGAAACGCCTTATGTCGCGCTTGGTCTCACGGCCATCCGTCAGGCCCTCGCTGACGCGAATATCGAATGGCCCGCGGTGGAATCGACCTATGTCGCGACTGCCCTTCTCGGCATGGCATCCGGCCGGCCGATGCTGCGCCATCTGGGGGCAACGGGAGCGCCGCTGCTTCACATCGAAAACGCGTCGGCTTCGGGATCCACGGCCTTTCGCCACGCCTGCATCGAGGTCGCAAGCGGGATCAGCGAAATCTCGCTTGCAGTCGGAGTCGACAAGCGCAACCCGGTGCGACGCCCGGTAACCGGCTTGGACAATCTCGCCGAGGACGCCATCGTCCCCTTTACGCATTTCGCTCTGCTGACCAATGAGTATGCGACCCGTTATCGAACGAGCGTGGATGACATCGCTCTTGTCGCGGTGAAAAACCATCGCAACGGTGCAAAGAACCCGAACGCACAGCGCCAGCAGGAACGAACGTTAGAGGAAGTTCTGGGCGGCAAGAAGATATCAGGCTCACTGACTGCTCTGCAGTGTACGCCTGTGGGTGACGGTGCTGCCGCAGTGATTATCGCATCCGAGGAAGGCATCCGGCGCTATGGCGTCAATGCAGATCGCGCGGTCCGTGTCAGCGCGTCGGTAGGCCGCAGCGAGCGCGTCTATCCGCAAGGCACGAGCTACGACGCTGCGCTGACGCAGCAGACGACTGAGGCAGCTTTGGCGCAGGCGAAGCTAATGCCTTCGGACCTCGACATCATCGAGCTTCACGATGCGTTCACGGTGGAGGAACTTCAGTATATCGAAAGCATGGGGCTGTGCGGCGAAGGCGAGGGAGTGCGGCTACTCAAAGAGGGTGCACTTGATATCGGCGGGATGTGCGCCGTGAACCCATCCGGCGGGCTGATCGCAATGGGCCATCCCATCGGACCGACCGGCATCGGTCAGATCGGAGAGATTGTGATGCAGTTGCGCGGCGAAGCTGGCAGCCGACAACATCCTAACGCTCACGTGGGACTTGCGCACATGGTTGGCGTCGGAGCGGTGTGTTACGTGCACATCTTGGAGCATGGTGCGTAGCCGTCTGATGCCCCGGGCCAATCATGCCAGATCCGCAAAGAGGCCGCAGATGCGCGCGTGTGCCCTGCCATTTGCAGGTGAGCGGGCCGTCGCGACCGTTCATTGATCCTTATCACGATCGCGAGGCTCTGGTTGGCACACCACAGTATGATGCCGGGCTCTGGAAAATCGGTGAACGAGATGGCTTTGGTGTGGACTATGCGGTCATTGCCGTCCTCGCAATTCAGCGTGCCGGCGGAGTCCTTCACGTTCAATTTCCAAACCTGAAACTCTTCCGCACGCACCGCGAACTCGCTGCGCTGGGCAAGAGCTATGTAGTCCAGCAGCCAATAAGCTCTCGCGAGGTCTGCTAGATATTTTGCGCCGTCGGTATAAAGGACACTCGGGATTAAGGAATGGCGATACCACGTTGCCGAACCGGTGAAGGGGCGAAGGCGTTCGAAATCCAAAGACATATTGCCTCTCTTCTGCTTTCGGGTTGCGCATGCAAACCGACTAGAGCATTTTCCATTTTCTGTGAATCGAAGGGATTCCCATTGAGCTGCGAATAAGATTCTGTGGCCTTCTCGGACTGAGGAGGCTGGCAATGGGGTATTCGAACGACTTACGAATTCGAGTGATCCAGGTTGTTGAGGGTGGCGCGGCGGCGCGGGCTGCGGCAAGACAGTTTGTGATTGGGGATTCGACGGCGATCCGCTGGGCACAGCGCTGGCGGGAGACCGGTAGCTTTGAGGCCAAATCCAACAAGGGTCAGAGCCGGTCGCCGTTGAAGAAGCATGAGGAATGGTTGCTTGGGTTGGTTCGGCAGGAACCGGACCTGACTCTGGAAGAGATCCAGCGCCGTCTGCTCGATGAGCATCAACAAAAGGCGGGAATCGGGTCGGTCTGGCGGTTCTTCGACCGCCACGGCATCAGCTTCAAAAAAAAGCGTTCGGGCGGCCGAGCAAGATCGGCCTGACGTCGCCGCGGCGCGGACGGCATGGGCGGACAATCAACCCAAGCTCGATCCCGACCGACTGGTCTTCATCGACGAAACCGGCACCTCGACCAAGATGGCACGGCTGTACGGCCGGGCTCCGCGCGGCGAGCGGCTGGTCGGCAAAATCCCGCATGGTCACTGGAAAACCAGCACCTTTGTTGCGGGCCTGCGCTCCACAGCCCTTACCGCACCATGCGTCATCGACGGCCCGATGAACGGCAATGCCTTCCTCGCCTATGTCGAACAGGTCCTGGTACCGACCCTCAAGCCAAACGACATTGTCGTGCTGGACAATCTCAGTGCCCATAAGGTGCCGGGGATACGTGAAGCGATCGAAGCTGCAGGCGCAAAGCTGCTTTACCTGCCTCCCTATTCGCCGGACTTCAATCCGATCGAGCAGCTCTTCGCAAAACTCAAAGCCTTGTTACGAAAGGCTGCCGAGCGCTCCGTGGAGAGCCTCTGGAACCGCATCGCCTGCCTGCTCGACGCCTTCCTGCCGGACGAATGCGCCAACTACTTCCGCAACTCCGGATATGCCGCATGCTAGGTGGAAAATGCTCTAGCCAAGCGGCAATGAGCGAGGGAAAGCCGTCATCAGGTCGGAAAACCGCGAGGTGGGGCGGGCCGGAGCGTTAGCGACTACACGGCTCGCGCGTTGTCCGCCCGAAGGGTTGCCTTGACGGCTTGGGGCGGCACGCCCTTGAAACGCGTGGGCTATGCTCACGCTCGAAAAGTTTGGCCGCAGGAGCGGCACTCAGCGGCCCCCGACCGACCGCAGTCGGGAGACCGGCCGAAGGGGGCCACAGCATAGCTCCCGCTCTCGACTCGACACGGAACCGGCTATCGGCGAGCAGTGTGATTTGCGCCGTTTAGGGGGCGTCGGCCCTCGTCCAATTCAACTCCGGCCGCATCGTCAGCCACGCCCCATGTCAGCGATGGAAGCAATGTTGCGCACCTCTTCCCCGTGGATGGCCGGGACGAGCCCGGCCATGACGACTGAGCATTCGATCTAAGTGAGGCGGCGGCGCCTCAGCGATTGGTAAAGAGCGAAGCCACCATTGATATGATTGCAAGCACGACGATGACGGCGCCGTAAAGATAAGCTGCGGTGGAAAGCCCGATCAGCGGAACCGACAATCCAGCCGCGACCGCCGGCAGGCTGAAGGCCAAATAGGACTGCACGTAGAATGCAGAAAGCAGCCCGGCCCGCTGGTGTGGCTCCGCCGTCGGCAGCAGCGTACGCAGCGTTCCCGAGAAGGTTGATCCAAACCCCACTCCGGCGATCACGGTCCCCGCCAGCAATGCAGCGACTTGCTGCTCGTGGATTCCGAACATCGAGACGGCCACCCCCAGCGACAGCGTACTCGTGCCTGTCAAAATCAGACGCCGGGCCGGCCAGTCCCTGAAAGTCGCCACCGCGACGGCCGCCGTCAACATCAGCGCCGACACCACGACGCCACCGACCCAGGGCGAGTGGACAGCCATCGCCGTCGCCACCACGGTCGGCATCAGCGAGAGGTAGAGGCCGCCGAGCGCCCAAGCCGCCACGTTCGCTGGTGTGAGCTTGGCAAGGACAGACCTCGACTGAGTGGGCACGCTGACATGCGGCCGCAGCGAGGCCAGGGCCCCGGTCTTTCGCGAAATGCTTTCGGGCATCACCCAGAGCAGCGCGATCATCACCGCCGTGAGCCCAAGCAGAACGTCGTAGACCCTGTGCAGGGGGTCAGGCGCGAAGGTAATCAACGTTGCCGCCCCTAGCGAACCAGCCGTCATGCCCAAAAATGGGGTGACGCTGTTGAGCAGAGGACCGCGCGCGCGGTTGGTATCAAGGATCGCGGCGCCCAACGCTGTTGTGCCGACACCGACGCAAAGTCCCTGGACGGCCCGCGCCAGAATCAATTGCGCGACGTCCGCCGCCTCCGCGAAAAGGATCATCGCAGCGGCGTTCAGAAGCAGCGCCGCCAGGATCACAGGCCGGCGTCCCACGTAATCGGACAGTCCGCCAACCGTGAGCAAGGCGGCAAGCAGGCTCGCGACGTAACTCGCAAACACGATCGTGATCCAGAACGGCGTAAGATGCAGCGACTCCTGATAGAGTCGATAGAGCGGCGTGACCGCGGCGCTGCTTCCGGCGATCAGCATTGCCGCTGCAAAACTGAACAACGTCATGGCGCCCGGAGCCAGGGAGCGGGTCCAGCCCTGGGATTGGCTGGGGAGCGCTTTGGCGGGTGCGTCACACTGGGGAGTTGCGGGGCAGGCTTGCATGGAGGCTCCTAAAGCTAATATATAGCCTTAGTTACATAGGCTCGAGCCTTAAAGCAAATTATTTGCGTTAACGTTTTGGCATGGCAAGGTTGCATGGAGCAGGAGTGTGGCCGTTAAACAACGCATTCGTGTCGGCGGACGGAGCGCTCGGATCCAAAGTGCGGTGCATCAGGCGGTGAGGCGTCTCAGCGCCGCCACCAATCGCGATGAACTCACGGTGCCACAAATAGCCGCGGAAGCCGGCGTGACACCGTCGACGATCTACCGGCGGTGGGGCGATCTCTCAGCGCTGCTGGCGGACGTCGCCGTTCAGCGGTTGCGGCCGATCGCCGATCCTGAAGACACCGGCGCGGTGGCGTCGGACCTGCGAGTATTCATCGAACAATTCATGGAGGAGATGTCGTCCCCGGTGGGCCGGGCGCTGGTCAGGGATGTGTTTTCTCCCTCGGGGGAAACTTACCCGGTCCAGTGCGGAGGCTTTACCCGCGAACATCTGACGACCATCGTTTCGCGCGCGAAAGCGCGCGGCGAAGCGGCTTTCGATATCGATGAGGTGATCGACCACGTCGTAGCGCCGATCATTTATCATATCTTGTATGGCGATCGGGAATTGACCCTGGACTACTGCCATTCTCTGTTGGACCGGGTTCGATCGTTGCCTGCCGAGACAGCGCGCCCGGTACGGGCACCGTCGTTGCGAGCCAACGGGTCGCGCGAACGCGCGCCCGATGATACCGCTGCGAAAAATCTTCGTCTCCGACGTGATTGACCTCGACCCGTAAGAAGCCGCCCACAATGGCTTTGATGTCAGCTTCGTGGATGAGCGTGTGCTAGGCAGCCGAGGTCTCGGTCTCCCCAAGCACTTTTTTTTGGCCGAGCTGAATTGATCTCAGAAGTGTTCGCGCCAATCGACCGGGCTTGCTCCTTCCCTGCTCCCAGTCTCGGATATTTCCGATGGAGATATCGAAAGTGCGCGCGAACTCCCGTTGCGACAACCCTAGAGTCTTGCGAATGGCCGCCACGTCGATTGCACCCTGATCGACAACAACGGCGCGCTCCTTCCGACCGGCGTTCCTTAGGCCGCTTGGGCGCGGCGACTACAGCCTCGTCCGGAAATTTCTGTAAACAAATCAATATCTTGAGGCTGGCGGAGAGAGTGTCAGTCAATCCCCATTGAAAGATGAGGCATTTTCGACCTTCGTAGACAAAAACCCACCGTTTGACCCACGAAAACTTCAGGCTGATCCGTCTCCGGAATGTCGGACAGACAATTTGCCGGGCCAAGTGGGGCTGCATCGTGGCTTCCGGCCTGGTCGGTCGGCGCCACCACGCCGTATCAAGTTGCCCAGTTGACTGGGTTCATGACATCGCTGGTCTGAAGCTGCAGTGTGTTGTTCGTTAAGGGGACTTGCGAAGATCCGACGGCCTACGGCTAAATGTCGGTGAAGGACGCGGTTGAAATAGGACACATCGTTGAAGCCGGCTGCAAAGATGGTGTCGGGAGGCGCGGGTTGCGCAATCTCCGAATCTCGGTCAATCTACCTCTTTGACGAGGGGAATGGACAAATCGTCCGCCATCAGCTCGTCGAGCGTCTGACGCCGCCGCGCAACGACCCATTCGCCCCGGCTCGCAAGCGCGATCGCCGCCGCGGGCCGATTGTTGTAAGTCGACGACATGACGGAGCCGTAGGCCCCCGCATCCAGGATGGCAACCAGATCGCCCGGTGAGAATTTCGGCAGCAGCCTCGCCTTGCCGAACGTGTCCGAGCTTTCGCACACCGGCCCCACCACACCGGCCTCCGAGAGCAGGCCGGTGTTCACCGCGCAGTCCACCGGCACGATGCCGTGCCAGGCTCCGTACATCGCCGGCCGCATCAGGTCGTTCATGCCGGCGTCGACGACGACGAACCGGCGGCCATCGTTTTCCTTTTCCAGGATCACGCGCGTGACGAGGATGCCGGAAGGCCCGACGATCCAGCGGCCTGGCTCGATGATAATGTCAACCTTCCTGGCTAGTTCGCCGAGTTCGGACACGACGGCATCGGCATAGCTCTCGACCGAGACCGACGGACCGGGCCGGTATGAAATGCCTATCCCGCCGCCGAGATCGAGCGACCGCAAATCGTGGCCTTCAGCGAGGATGGTACGGGCCATCGCCGCGACGGCGCGGAACGCGGCCCTGAAAGGCGTGATGTCGGTGATCTGCGAGCCGATGTGCACGGAGAAGCCGACAAACTGCACGTTCGGGAGCGCGGTCCCTCGCGCCAGCATCATGGCGTCCCGCTGTGACATGCCGAACTTGCTGTCGGCACGGCCGGTGGTGATCTTCGCGTGCGTGCCCGCGTCCACATCAGGATTCACGCGCACCGCGAAACGGGCCGTCACGTTCATCTGCCGCGCCACGTCGGATAGCACGTCGAGCTCGGCAGGCGATTCGATGTTGACCTGGCGAATTCCGAAGCCCAGCGCCAGGGCGAACTCGTCGCGCCGCTTGCCGACGCCCGAGAACACGATGTCCTTTGCTTTGATGCCGGAGCGCACGGCCCTGACCAACTCGCCCTCGCTGACGACGTCGGCGCCGGCGCCACGACGGGCAAGGCAAGCGAGGATGCCGCCGGTGTCGTTCGCCTTGACGGCGTAGGCGATCAGCGGGGCGATGCCCAGGGCGTCGAACGCTGCCCGCAGGCGGTCGATTGTGTCGAGGCCATAGGCGTACACCGGCGTGCCGGTGCGTTCGGCGAGACGGCGAAGCGGCGCGTCATCCAGAGTCAAGCCGAGCGGCGTGGCTTGGAAGGCCGGCCGCGCGGACACGAGTTCCGAAATCGATGGGTCATCCGGCGCAAAATCGATCTGGTTCGTCACGGCGGTGGCCATGCAAGCTGCTCCCTATCTGCAAACGGAAAGAGACCGCATTCGGGCGGCCGCTTCCGCGATGGCGGCGCGTCACTCGCGTTCCAGCAACTGATCGGACGTTTCCGGCGAGAGCGGCGTGAAATCGACCAGCAAAACCGTGCGATGCCCCTTGGTGTTGTTGCGCGCGAACACCGGGAAGACGTAGTGGGCAAGGCGCCGGTCGTCGACAGTGAGCATGTCGAGCGGCCGCTCGAGCGTCAGTTCCGCGCGGCGGGCCTCGAACGGGATCTCGTTCGGATGCGTATCGGCGAACTGCCGCTCGACGGCCAGGCTTTCGCCGCCGATCACGTTGTAGCGATCGAGCATGATGATGGTCGTCGAGAGCTCGCCATCGACATGCGCCCGGTTCGGGCTGCTGATTCCCGGCCGCGCCCCTTCAGCTTCCAGGCAGATCAGGTGCAGCCCCACCTTCAGCCAGCCGCGCGCCTGGTTGGGAAACAGGGAAGACGGCGTGGCCTGGAAGCAGAGGTCGATGATGTCCTGCGCGCCGGCATGGTCGAGCAGGTGTGCCGGAAACGGCGCGAACCGCCGTTCGGCGACATAGTCGCGGTTCATGCCCGGCGGCTGCTGGTAGGTCGTGAACTCGTGTCCCGTCCCCTCCTCCACGCAGGGCGAGCACCGCACGAAGCGCTTTCCGGCGGCGGCGCGTCTTTGGTAGATGCCGCCATCATAGTAACGGCGGCGCCCGGCTTCGCGCCCGCCAGGGTTCTGGTCTATCGGGGCGTTGTTGCCCGCCTCTCGAGCCATCGCGATCCAGTTCAGCGCGGGCGCGCTGAGCGCGGCCTGAATATTCTCGCCCTTTTCATAAGCGTAGCCGTCGCGTTCGAGCGCATCCCGATAGCGCTCCATGGTCAGGTGCGGCCGGCCGGCGACGGGAAGCGCCGGCGCGATGCCGGGGGCAAGTTGCGGAGCAATCTCAACCTTGCTCAGCTCTTCATGGTTGTTCAGCGTGTCCGGGCCGTTGGGGCGGACAGACGTGGCGTT harbors:
- a CDS encoding Zn-ribbon domain-containing OB-fold protein translates to MEYKYLKSGLYSDAAKDGVPGELVLHGGRCHCGYSFFPMQSYGCERCGRHGNDLKPSLLSTRGTLLARAVVHLHANTNRTAPFTIVKVALDDGPVVRALLAENEPEGEPGQRLLAKLFAVESSEAGENTFDLRFVAVDPI
- a CDS encoding thiolase family protein gives rise to the protein MAKVLNELRPVYVIGIGWHRYQNPSETPYVALGLTAIRQALADANIEWPAVESTYVATALLGMASGRPMLRHLGATGAPLLHIENASASGSTAFRHACIEVASGISEISLAVGVDKRNPVRRPVTGLDNLAEDAIVPFTHFALLTNEYATRYRTSVDDIALVAVKNHRNGAKNPNAQRQQERTLEEVLGGKKISGSLTALQCTPVGDGAAAVIIASEEGIRRYGVNADRAVRVSASVGRSERVYPQGTSYDAALTQQTTEAALAQAKLMPSDLDIIELHDAFTVEELQYIESMGLCGEGEGVRLLKEGALDIGGMCAVNPSGGLIAMGHPIGPTGIGQIGEIVMQLRGEAGSRQHPNAHVGLAHMVGVGAVCYVHILEHGA
- a CDS encoding DUF6876 family protein, which encodes MSLDFERLRPFTGSATWYRHSLIPSVLYTDGAKYLADLARAYWLLDYIALAQRSEFAVRAEEFQVWKLNVKDSAGTLNCEDGNDRIVHTKAISFTDFPEPGIILWCANQSLAIVIRINERSRRPAHLQMAGHTRASAASLRIWHDWPGASDGYAPCSKMCT
- a CDS encoding IS630 family transposase (programmed frameshift) — protein: MAMGYSNDLRIRVIQVVEGGAAARAAARQFVIGDSTAIRWAQRWRETGSFEAKSNKGQSRSPLKKHEEWLLGLVRQEPDLTLEEIQRRLLDEHQQKAGIGSVWRFFDRHGISFSKKSVRAAEQDRPDVAAARTAWADNQPKLDPDRLVFIDETGTSTKMARLYGRAPRGERLVGKIPHGHWKTSTFVAGLRSTALTAPCVIDGPMNGNAFLAYVEQVLVPTLKPNDIVVLDNLSAHKVPGIREAIEAAGAKLLYLPPYSPDFNPIEQLFAKLKALLRKAAERSVESLWNRIACLLDAFLPDECANYFRNSGYAAC
- a CDS encoding MFS transporter, translated to MLIAGSSAAVTPLYRLYQESLHLTPFWITIVFASYVASLLAALLTVGGLSDYVGRRPVILAALLLNAAAMILFAEAADVAQLILARAVQGLCVGVGTTALGAAILDTNRARGPLLNSVTPFLGMTAGSLGAATLITFAPDPLHRVYDVLLGLTAVMIALLWVMPESISRKTGALASLRPHVSVPTQSRSVLAKLTPANVAAWALGGLYLSLMPTVVATAMAVHSPWVGGVVVSALMLTAAVAVATFRDWPARRLILTGTSTLSLGVAVSMFGIHEQQVAALLAGTVIAGVGFGSTFSGTLRTLLPTAEPHQRAGLLSAFYVQSYLAFSLPAVAAGLSVPLIGLSTAAYLYGAVIVVLAIISMVASLFTNR
- a CDS encoding TetR/AcrR family transcriptional regulator gives rise to the protein MAVKQRIRVGGRSARIQSAVHQAVRRLSAATNRDELTVPQIAAEAGVTPSTIYRRWGDLSALLADVAVQRLRPIADPEDTGAVASDLRVFIEQFMEEMSSPVGRALVRDVFSPSGETYPVQCGGFTREHLTTIVSRAKARGEAAFDIDEVIDHVVAPIIYHILYGDRELTLDYCHSLLDRVRSLPAETARPVRAPSLRANGSRERAPDDTAAKNLRLRRD
- a CDS encoding helix-turn-helix domain-containing protein; this translates as MAAIRKTLGLSQREFARTFDISIGNIRDWEQGRSKPGRLARTLLRSIQLGQKKVLGETETSAA
- the lysA gene encoding diaminopimelate decarboxylase — encoded protein: MATAVTNQIDFAPDDPSISELVSARPAFQATPLGLTLDDAPLRRLAERTGTPVYAYGLDTIDRLRAAFDALGIAPLIAYAVKANDTGGILACLARRGAGADVVSEGELVRAVRSGIKAKDIVFSGVGKRRDEFALALGFGIRQVNIESPAELDVLSDVARQMNVTARFAVRVNPDVDAGTHAKITTGRADSKFGMSQRDAMMLARGTALPNVQFVGFSVHIGSQITDITPFRAAFRAVAAMARTILAEGHDLRSLDLGGGIGISYRPGPSVSVESYADAVVSELGELARKVDIIIEPGRWIVGPSGILVTRVILEKENDGRRFVVVDAGMNDLMRPAMYGAWHGIVPVDCAVNTGLLSEAGVVGPVCESSDTFGKARLLPKFSPGDLVAILDAGAYGSVMSSTYNNRPAAAIALASRGEWVVARRRQTLDELMADDLSIPLVKEVD
- a CDS encoding 2OG-Fe dioxygenase family protein; its protein translation is MTNATSVRPNGPDTLNNHEELSKVEIAPQLAPGIAPALPVAGRPHLTMERYRDALERDGYAYEKGENIQAALSAPALNWIAMAREAGNNAPIDQNPGGREAGRRRYYDGGIYQRRAAAGKRFVRCSPCVEEGTGHEFTTYQQPPGMNRDYVAERRFAPFPAHLLDHAGAQDIIDLCFQATPSSLFPNQARGWLKVGLHLICLEAEGARPGISSPNRAHVDGELSTTIIMLDRYNVIGGESLAVERQFADTHPNEIPFEARRAELTLERPLDMLTVDDRRLAHYVFPVFARNNTKGHRTVLLVDFTPLSPETSDQLLERE